In a single window of the Halobaculum lipolyticum genome:
- the mobA gene encoding molybdenum cofactor guanylyltransferase, translated as MTRYAAVVAGGRSTRFGDRDKAVADLAGVPMIRRVADRLAAVTDRLVVNCRPDQRDAVERALEGYENPVRYAEDPAPDQGPMAGIRTALRGVEGWGDGDDPAFVVACDMPFVDPGFVAALFDRLDGHDAVVPRVDDEWYQTTHAVYRAGPMAAACEAALERGDRKIIAPLFELDYAVVGADDLAALGVADRTFENLNTRDEFREAAESFA; from the coding sequence ATGACCCGGTACGCGGCGGTCGTCGCCGGCGGACGGTCCACCCGCTTCGGCGACCGCGACAAGGCCGTCGCCGACCTCGCGGGCGTGCCGATGATCCGACGGGTGGCCGACAGGCTCGCCGCCGTCACCGACCGCCTCGTCGTCAACTGCCGTCCGGACCAGCGCGACGCCGTCGAACGCGCGTTGGAGGGGTACGAGAACCCCGTCCGCTACGCCGAGGACCCGGCGCCCGACCAGGGACCGATGGCGGGGATCCGGACCGCCCTCCGCGGGGTCGAGGGGTGGGGCGACGGCGACGACCCGGCGTTCGTCGTCGCCTGCGACATGCCGTTCGTCGACCCCGGGTTCGTCGCGGCGCTGTTCGACCGCCTCGACGGCCACGACGCGGTCGTCCCGCGCGTCGACGACGAGTGGTACCAGACGACCCACGCCGTCTACCGTGCGGGACCGATGGCGGCGGCGTGCGAGGCGGCGCTCGAGCGGGGCGACCGCAAGATCATCGCGCCGCTGTTCGAACTCGACTACGCCGTCGTCGGCGCCGACGACCTCGCGGCGCTCGGCGTCGCCGACCGGACGTTCGAGAACCTCAACACCCGCGACGAGTTCCGCGAGGCCGCCGAGTCGTTCGCGTAG